One stretch of Desulfatibacillum aliphaticivorans DSM 15576 DNA includes these proteins:
- a CDS encoding leucyl aminopeptidase family protein, translating into MKIIRSKQPKYPTLLKFAFSGENGEIPDFKGKEGEVAVRYEQGYTSVYCGLGERKDMAPYKARSAAADGVRQVRKLERIGLSVILPQETPDKSAVDVACVEGLFLGAYEYTEYKSEKPKELRTCQLVGVKAPNKKINDAIAACQAACYSRDLINDNADNIFPERLADEARQICRQDGFSLTVLTEQMMEKKGLGLIHAVGRASNRPPRLVVMQYKGAPDNQEKIAIVGKGITFDSGGQNLKPTGSIETMRDDMSGAAAVLGVMKALAEIKPAVNVIGVLAAAHNAIGGAAFFPGDVYTSYLGKTVEIGNTDAEGRLVLADAIAYCEKNYRPTEIIDIATLTGGVIIALGTTVAGLFSNDDAMAERLFQAGEDTRERLWRFPLYKEFYKAMKSDRADLCNTAKHKKGWASSPTGAAFIGEFVSEAKWAHLDIAGTAYNEGGATGEVPKFGTGFGVRLLLNYLGVI; encoded by the coding sequence ATGAAGATTATTCGCTCAAAACAGCCCAAATACCCTACATTATTAAAATTTGCGTTTAGCGGGGAAAACGGGGAGATTCCCGATTTCAAGGGCAAGGAAGGCGAGGTCGCCGTTCGCTATGAGCAAGGCTACACAAGCGTCTATTGCGGGCTGGGCGAAAGAAAGGACATGGCGCCGTACAAGGCCCGGTCCGCCGCCGCCGACGGCGTGCGCCAGGTGCGCAAGCTGGAGCGCATTGGGCTGTCGGTCATCCTGCCCCAGGAGACGCCTGATAAATCCGCCGTGGACGTGGCCTGCGTGGAAGGGCTTTTTTTAGGCGCCTATGAGTACACGGAATATAAAAGCGAAAAGCCCAAGGAATTGCGCACCTGCCAGCTTGTGGGAGTCAAGGCGCCCAACAAGAAGATCAACGACGCAATCGCCGCATGCCAGGCCGCCTGCTACTCCCGGGATCTCATCAACGACAACGCGGACAATATCTTTCCGGAAAGGCTGGCGGACGAAGCCAGACAAATTTGCCGCCAGGACGGCTTTTCCCTGACCGTGCTTACGGAACAAATGATGGAGAAAAAAGGCCTGGGCCTTATTCACGCCGTGGGCAGGGCCTCCAACCGGCCTCCCCGTTTGGTGGTCATGCAGTATAAAGGGGCGCCGGACAATCAGGAGAAAATCGCCATTGTAGGCAAGGGAATCACCTTTGACAGCGGCGGGCAGAACCTCAAACCCACGGGCTCCATCGAAACCATGCGGGACGACATGTCCGGGGCCGCAGCCGTATTGGGCGTTATGAAAGCCCTGGCCGAAATCAAGCCCGCCGTCAACGTGATCGGCGTGCTGGCGGCGGCCCACAACGCCATTGGCGGCGCCGCGTTTTTTCCCGGCGACGTGTACACGTCCTATTTGGGCAAGACCGTGGAAATCGGCAACACCGACGCTGAAGGGCGGCTGGTCCTGGCCGATGCCATAGCCTATTGCGAGAAAAACTATCGTCCCACGGAAATCATCGACATCGCCACGCTCACGGGCGGCGTGATCATCGCCCTGGGAACCACGGTCGCCGGCCTCTTCTCCAATGACGACGCCATGGCCGAGCGCCTGTTCCAGGCCGGAGAGGACACCCGCGAACGCCTGTGGCGCTTTCCTTTGTACAAAGAGTTCTACAAAGCCATGAAAAGCGACCGGGCCGACCTGTGCAACACGGCCAAGCACAAAAAAGGCTGGGCCAGCTCCCCCACGGGCGCGGCTTTCATAGGAGAATTCGTCTCCGAGGCAAAGTGGGCCCACCTGGACATTGCCGGGACCGCCTATAACGAGGGCGGGGCAACGGGCGAAGTTCCCAAATTCGGCACAGGATTCGGCGTCAGGCTGCTGCTCAATTATCTGGGTGTGATATAG
- a CDS encoding glycosyltransferase family 39 protein yields MTRPWSLPHKQILIPAALAAAALCLRAFYAWGLPLNFDEMGHIRVVSGFFTQQPGFASIPLGSRLTSHPLFADYLLSLGLTLGMGRFFVARLFFIAVSLLGLAGIFALARELFGTRAGVFALALASVDRFMVAWAPLTVEQAGYAAVPWMLLFFYRAVEKESPKDFLFLGGAGGIGYMFYEPAVIVLFPMALYALIFGHGRKILKSPLAWTGLAVFLIIISPHLYYNGSQGWVNFKRHETLASGIGLSPRLLLLYLGDLLMTFPDPYRVALEGGNVYFFPFRTTCALAPGVLYLAAVLFSVKFVKDRRFALLLIIFFTTALITTIINAREPWNNFWWAAPCLIVSIVLSGSLSDKLALSLSVRGPAAAVVIVALIPTLIFLGGEKQGYHCFSEEIRFVGRMSALRMQMPALKEISRSSLEQMHAEAGAFVQAHPENSMGMYFLAESLAGRPDKVKQALDQAQRLDPHNPLVLNSIADQAMARKDWETALAAIERAIQAGYECYVFRKKAALCAYRLGRSEEAESHALAAMGVKADARDILALMFLIAWDLGRDEKADSYLEAYIASSFDEKWKGYMEAARLLEQEGKHELAGEYMNKARAEAELAPSRR; encoded by the coding sequence ATGACTCGGCCTTGGTCCCTTCCTCACAAGCAAATCCTGATCCCGGCGGCCCTTGCGGCTGCAGCCCTATGTTTACGGGCGTTCTACGCCTGGGGCCTGCCGCTGAACTTTGATGAAATGGGCCATATTCGCGTGGTCAGCGGATTTTTCACCCAGCAGCCAGGCTTCGCGAGCATTCCATTGGGCAGCCGCCTCACCTCCCATCCCTTGTTCGCCGATTACCTCCTGAGCCTGGGCCTCACCCTGGGCATGGGCCGTTTTTTTGTCGCCCGGTTGTTTTTCATTGCCGTCTCCCTGCTGGGCCTGGCCGGGATATTCGCCCTTGCCAGGGAGTTGTTCGGAACCCGGGCCGGCGTTTTCGCTTTGGCCCTGGCCTCGGTGGACCGTTTTATGGTCGCCTGGGCGCCCTTGACCGTGGAGCAGGCCGGGTACGCCGCCGTTCCATGGATGCTGCTTTTCTTTTACCGCGCCGTGGAAAAGGAAAGCCCGAAAGACTTTCTCTTTTTGGGGGGGGCCGGTGGAATCGGCTATATGTTCTACGAGCCCGCGGTTATAGTTTTGTTCCCCATGGCGCTTTACGCTCTGATTTTCGGCCATGGGCGGAAAATCCTCAAAAGCCCCCTGGCCTGGACCGGGCTCGCCGTCTTCCTGATAATTATATCGCCTCACCTATATTACAACGGGTCCCAGGGTTGGGTTAACTTCAAACGGCACGAAACCCTGGCGTCAGGCATTGGGCTCTCTCCCAGGCTGCTTTTGTTGTATCTGGGCGATTTGCTCATGACCTTTCCCGATCCCTATCGAGTCGCTTTGGAAGGCGGCAATGTGTATTTTTTTCCTTTCCGCACAACCTGTGCGCTTGCGCCCGGGGTCCTATATCTGGCGGCTGTGCTATTTTCCGTAAAATTCGTTAAGGACCGGCGCTTTGCGCTGCTGCTCATCATCTTTTTCACGACAGCGCTTATTACGACGATCATAAACGCCCGGGAGCCATGGAACAATTTCTGGTGGGCGGCCCCATGCCTGATTGTTTCCATAGTCCTCTCTGGTTCGCTTTCGGACAAATTGGCCCTTAGCTTAAGCGTAAGAGGCCCGGCGGCGGCCGTCGTGATTGTCGCCTTAATTCCCACGCTCATATTCCTGGGCGGAGAAAAGCAAGGATATCATTGTTTTAGCGAGGAAATCCGGTTTGTTGGGCGAATGTCGGCGCTGAGAATGCAAATGCCTGCTTTGAAGGAAATATCCAGGAGTTCTTTAGAGCAAATGCACGCCGAAGCCGGGGCGTTCGTCCAGGCCCATCCTGAAAATTCCATGGGTATGTACTTCCTGGCTGAATCCCTGGCAGGCCGGCCGGACAAGGTGAAACAAGCCCTTGACCAAGCCCAAAGGCTTGATCCCCATAATCCGTTGGTCTTGAATTCCATAGCGGATCAGGCCATGGCCCGGAAAGACTGGGAGACAGCGCTCGCGGCCATAGAGCGAGCTATCCAGGCGGGATACGAGTGCTACGTGTTTCGCAAAAAGGCGGCCCTGTGCGCCTATCGGTTGGGGCGTTCGGAGGAGGCGGAGTCCCATGCCTTGGCCGCCATGGGCGTCAAGGCCGACGCCCGGGATATTCTCGCCCTCATGTTCCTCATTGCCTGGGATTTGGGCCGGGATGAAAAGGCGGACAGTTATCTGGAGGCCTATATTGCCTCGTCCTTTGACGAAAAATGGAAAGGATACATGGAAGCAGCCCGGCTGCTCGAACAGGAGGGGAAGCATGAGCTGGCCGGGGAGTATATGAATAAGGCCAGGGCGGAGGCGGAACTGGCGCCGAGCCGCCGTTAG
- a CDS encoding flavodoxin family protein, translated as MKVLVTYFSQSGNTEKIAKAIYEEAAKAHTAELKKLEDVSPDEAAGYDVLFIGSPLHSANLAAPVKECLGALKPAAGRKMALFITHFAPAYPDQEMDEFAEPAKAACEKNGMEYKGCFDCQGYLADALHEPVKNKLGLDDDAWAGMVEQMTGRPNGEDEANAQAFAKKVLD; from the coding sequence ATGAAGGTATTAGTGACTTATTTCAGCCAGAGCGGGAACACGGAAAAAATCGCCAAGGCCATTTATGAAGAAGCGGCCAAAGCCCACACGGCTGAATTGAAAAAACTGGAGGACGTCAGCCCGGACGAGGCAGCCGGATACGACGTTCTTTTCATCGGCTCGCCTTTGCATTCAGCCAATCTGGCGGCCCCGGTCAAGGAATGCCTGGGCGCGCTCAAGCCGGCTGCAGGCCGGAAAATGGCGCTCTTCATCACCCATTTCGCCCCGGCCTACCCCGACCAGGAGATGGACGAATTCGCCGAACCCGCCAAAGCGGCCTGCGAGAAAAACGGCATGGAATACAAAGGATGCTTTGACTGCCAGGGATACCTGGCGGACGCCTTGCACGAGCCGGTCAAGAACAAATTAGGCCTGGACGACGACGCATGGGCCGGAATGGTCGAACAAATGACCGGGCGCCCCAATGGGGAAGACGAAGCCAACGCCCAGGCGTTCGCTAAAAAAGTTCTGGACTGA
- the rbsK gene encoding ribokinase produces the protein MTGPKICVVGACNIDLISYVERLPVLGQTLHGKKFSMGFGGKGANQAVMAAKLGGEVAMVGKLGRDVFGENTLANFKKLGVNVSHVHFTEEAFSGVAPIAVDDNGANSIIIVTGANDLLSLEEIRAAEKVIAESSVLVCQLEIPMDLNLEALRIARKNNVPTIFNPAPARPGLPDELYQLSDIFCPNESETEILTGMPVETMEQAEAAARALLDRGPKTVILTLGERGCLLVDENGAKHIPTQKVEAIDTTGAGDCFVGSLAFFLAAGKSLEVAINRANKIAAVSVCGQGTQSSFPDASGLDPKILSDIQTAESQAPAMSPRDLAQYIDHTLLKPEAPLSAFDKICEEAILHQFRSVCVNSCKVSYVAEKLKGTSVEACAVVGFPLGAMSTAAKAFEAKQAVRDGAAELDMVINVGALKSGDFDAVFNDIKAVRDAAPLPIILKVIIETCLLSDEEKARACRIAKAADADFVKTSTGFSTGGATLEDIALMRDTVGPYMGVKASGGIKDAKTAIAMIEAGATRIGAGAGVEIVSGLKGKASGDY, from the coding sequence ATGACCGGACCAAAAATATGCGTTGTGGGAGCATGCAATATTGACCTGATCAGCTACGTGGAAAGGCTTCCCGTCCTGGGGCAGACCCTGCACGGCAAGAAGTTCTCCATGGGCTTTGGGGGCAAAGGCGCCAATCAGGCTGTCATGGCCGCAAAGCTGGGCGGCGAGGTCGCCATGGTGGGCAAGCTGGGCCGGGACGTTTTCGGCGAGAACACCCTGGCCAACTTCAAGAAGCTGGGAGTCAACGTGAGTCACGTCCATTTTACGGAAGAGGCTTTTTCCGGAGTGGCGCCCATTGCCGTAGACGATAACGGCGCCAATTCCATCATCATCGTCACGGGCGCCAACGACCTGCTTTCCCTGGAGGAAATCCGGGCCGCCGAAAAAGTCATTGCCGAATCCAGCGTGCTCGTTTGCCAGTTGGAAATCCCCATGGACCTGAACCTGGAAGCCCTCCGCATCGCCCGAAAAAACAACGTGCCGACCATATTCAATCCGGCCCCGGCCAGGCCCGGCCTGCCGGATGAACTGTATCAACTCAGCGACATCTTCTGCCCCAATGAAAGCGAGACGGAAATCCTCACCGGCATGCCCGTGGAAACCATGGAGCAGGCAGAAGCGGCGGCCAGGGCCTTGCTGGATCGCGGCCCCAAGACGGTGATCCTCACCCTGGGGGAACGGGGATGCCTGCTGGTTGACGAAAACGGCGCCAAGCATATTCCCACCCAAAAGGTCGAGGCCATCGACACCACCGGCGCCGGAGACTGTTTTGTGGGCAGTCTGGCTTTTTTCCTGGCTGCGGGAAAATCCCTGGAGGTCGCCATCAACCGGGCCAATAAAATCGCGGCTGTCAGCGTGTGCGGCCAGGGCACCCAGTCCAGCTTTCCCGACGCAAGCGGGCTTGACCCGAAAATTTTGTCTGACATTCAAACGGCTGAATCCCAGGCGCCGGCCATGAGCCCCAGGGACCTGGCCCAATACATCGACCACACTTTGTTGAAGCCCGAAGCGCCGCTTTCGGCTTTCGATAAAATTTGCGAGGAGGCGATCCTGCATCAATTCCGCTCCGTGTGCGTGAACTCGTGCAAGGTTTCCTATGTTGCGGAAAAACTGAAGGGAACCAGCGTGGAGGCCTGCGCGGTGGTGGGCTTCCCCCTGGGCGCCATGAGCACGGCGGCCAAGGCCTTTGAGGCCAAACAGGCGGTCAGGGACGGCGCGGCCGAACTGGACATGGTTATCAACGTGGGGGCCTTGAAGTCCGGAGATTTTGACGCTGTATTCAACGACATAAAAGCGGTGCGGGACGCCGCGCCCTTGCCGATCATCCTGAAAGTGATCATCGAAACCTGCCTCCTGTCGGACGAGGAAAAAGCCCGGGCTTGCCGGATCGCCAAAGCTGCTGACGCGGATTTCGTCAAAACCAGCACGGGCTTTTCCACGGGCGGCGCGACCCTGGAGGACATCGCCCTCATGCGGGATACCGTTGGGCCGTATATGGGCGTGAAAGCCAGCGGCGGCATCAAGGACGCCA